A region of Pseudomonas marginalis DNA encodes the following proteins:
- a CDS encoding DUF72 domain-containing protein, which translates to MAAIHIGISGWRYTPWRGDFYPEGLTQKRELQFASRAVNSIEINGSFYALQTPKRYAEWYAQTPEDFMFSVKAPRYITHILRLQDVHKPMANFFASGVLELKDKLGPILWQFPPSFKFDPLLFEAFLAELPTDTRQAATLAHQHEPRLNGKASLQAHGKRALRHAVEIRHNSFAVPEFVQMLDKHGVALVVADTAGKWPYLEDVTANFMYLRLHGDKQLYASGYTDEALKRWGDRIERWAHGKQPADAHLAAPQHKPRARKQRDVFCFFDNDIKVRAPFDARHLLQRFGLDRQLSTEPGKLPEPGVLP; encoded by the coding sequence ATGGCGGCGATTCATATCGGCATTTCCGGCTGGCGCTACACGCCTTGGCGGGGGGATTTCTACCCCGAGGGGCTGACCCAGAAACGCGAGCTGCAGTTTGCGTCACGGGCCGTCAACAGCATCGAGATCAACGGTTCGTTCTACGCGCTGCAAACTCCCAAGCGTTACGCCGAGTGGTATGCCCAGACGCCTGAAGACTTCATGTTCAGTGTCAAGGCACCGCGCTACATCACGCATATCCTGCGCCTGCAGGATGTGCACAAGCCGATGGCGAACTTCTTCGCCTCCGGAGTGCTGGAGTTGAAAGACAAACTCGGCCCGATCCTGTGGCAGTTTCCGCCCAGCTTTAAATTCGATCCGCTGCTGTTCGAAGCCTTCCTCGCCGAATTGCCCACCGACACCCGGCAGGCCGCCACCCTCGCCCACCAGCATGAGCCGCGCCTGAACGGCAAGGCCAGCCTGCAGGCCCACGGCAAGCGCGCCCTGCGCCACGCGGTGGAGATTCGTCATAACAGTTTTGCGGTGCCGGAGTTTGTGCAGATGCTGGATAAGCACGGCGTGGCGTTGGTGGTGGCAGACACCGCCGGCAAGTGGCCGTATCTCGAAGATGTTACCGCCAACTTCATGTACTTGCGTTTGCACGGCGACAAGCAGCTGTACGCCAGCGGTTATACCGATGAAGCCCTCAAGCGCTGGGGCGATCGCATCGAACGTTGGGCCCACGGCAAGCAACCGGCCGATGCGCACCTGGCCGCCCCGCAGCACAAACCGCGCGCCCGCAAACAGCGGGATGTGTTTTGCTTTTTCGACAATGACATCAAAGTGCGTGCGCCCTTCGATGCACGCCACTTGCTGCAGCGTTTCGGGCTGGACAGGCAGCTTTCCACCGAGCCCGGCAAGTTGCCTGAACCGGGGGTGTTGCCATGA
- a CDS encoding endonuclease/exonuclease/phosphatase family protein, whose product MTHPEWVPITPTVAITRFTVLTVNIHKGFTALNRRFILPELREAVRSVGADMVFLQEIHGTHERHPQRYSDWPNMPQYEFLADSIWPQFAYGRNAVYPHGDHGNALLSKFQIVSYDNLDISQSGHENRGLLHCVLRLPGTGQEVHAICIHLGLREVHRQQQLRLLEQRISEIPADAPLVVAGDFNDWRQRADLSQSGLQEVFMQAHGKPARTFPARLPLLALDRIYVRNLKIHHPKVLTTRPWSHLSDHVPLSVEIEL is encoded by the coding sequence ATGACGCATCCGGAATGGGTCCCCATTACGCCCACCGTCGCCATCACTCGCTTCACGGTGCTGACGGTCAATATCCACAAGGGCTTCACCGCCTTGAACCGACGCTTCATCCTGCCCGAGCTGCGTGAAGCGGTACGCAGTGTGGGCGCTGATATGGTGTTCCTGCAGGAAATCCACGGCACCCACGAGCGCCATCCCCAGCGCTACAGCGACTGGCCGAACATGCCGCAGTACGAGTTCCTCGCCGACAGCATCTGGCCGCAGTTCGCCTACGGGCGCAACGCGGTCTACCCCCATGGCGACCACGGCAATGCGTTGCTGTCGAAATTCCAGATCGTGAGTTACGACAACCTCGACATCTCCCAAAGCGGCCATGAAAACCGTGGCCTGTTGCATTGCGTGCTGCGCTTGCCTGGCACCGGACAGGAAGTGCATGCGATCTGCATCCACCTGGGCTTGCGCGAGGTGCATCGCCAGCAGCAATTGCGCTTGCTGGAGCAGCGTATCAGCGAGATCCCGGCGGATGCGCCGTTGGTGGTTGCCGGCGATTTCAATGACTGGCGCCAACGCGCCGACCTCAGCCAAAGCGGCCTGCAGGAAGTCTTCATGCAGGCCCACGGTAAACCCGCACGCACCTTTCCGGCACGCCTGCCGCTGCTGGCACTGGACCGCATCTATGTGCGCAATCTAAAGATTCATCACCCCAAGGTGCTGACCACCCGCCCCTGGTCCCATCTGTCAGACCACGTGCCCCTGTCGGTGGAGATTGAACTATGA
- the clsB gene encoding cardiolipin synthase ClsB: MNIAVEHISTDQPPDEAKARDLDYGWQPDNRLELLENGEAYFPKVFDALRGAQREILLETFILFEDKVGHELQRILIDAAQRGVKVVVSLDGFGCGELSRAFLGELAQAGVAVQMFDPASKTLGIRTNWFRRLHRKIVVVDATVAFIGGINFSADHLGDFGPEAKQDYAVQVIGPAVADLHHFALAQSGRQVRTRRGWRRRQQRPSPWPTDTGDGLVRLIYRDNLQHRDDIEEAYIHALSKARERAVIANAYFFPGYRLLREIRNAARRGVKVQLIMQGQPDVLLAKLAARMLYDYLLKDGVVIHEYCQRPLHGKVALVDDEWSTVGSSNLDPLSLSLNLEANVLIRDRAFNQQLYERLDVLAKEHCQTMPENRKPRLWLWRLTVGFLVFHVMRHFPALTGWLPAHKPRLKPFEARTHDI; this comes from the coding sequence ATGAACATTGCCGTTGAGCACATTTCTACCGACCAGCCGCCGGATGAAGCCAAGGCTCGCGACCTCGATTACGGCTGGCAGCCTGACAACCGGCTCGAGTTGCTGGAGAACGGCGAGGCGTACTTTCCCAAAGTATTCGACGCCTTGCGCGGGGCGCAGCGGGAGATCCTGCTGGAGACCTTTATCCTCTTCGAAGACAAGGTCGGCCATGAGCTGCAACGCATCTTGATCGACGCAGCGCAGCGTGGAGTCAAGGTGGTGGTCAGCCTGGATGGCTTTGGCTGCGGCGAACTGAGCCGCGCTTTTCTCGGCGAATTGGCCCAGGCCGGGGTGGCCGTGCAGATGTTTGACCCGGCGTCCAAGACCCTGGGTATTCGCACCAACTGGTTTCGCCGCCTGCACCGCAAGATCGTGGTGGTGGATGCCACCGTGGCGTTTATCGGCGGGATCAATTTTTCTGCCGATCACCTGGGGGATTTCGGCCCCGAGGCCAAGCAGGATTACGCGGTGCAGGTGATAGGCCCGGCGGTGGCCGACCTGCATCATTTCGCCCTCGCCCAAAGCGGTCGCCAGGTGCGCACGCGGCGCGGTTGGCGACGGCGCCAGCAACGGCCATCGCCTTGGCCGACCGATACAGGCGACGGCCTGGTGCGCCTGATTTACCGCGACAATCTGCAACACCGCGACGACATTGAAGAGGCCTACATCCATGCCTTGAGCAAAGCCCGGGAACGCGCGGTGATTGCCAATGCCTACTTCTTCCCCGGTTACCGCCTGCTGCGCGAGATCCGCAATGCGGCGCGCCGTGGCGTGAAGGTGCAATTGATCATGCAGGGCCAGCCCGATGTGCTGCTGGCCAAGCTGGCCGCGCGCATGCTCTACGACTACCTGCTCAAGGATGGCGTGGTGATTCATGAATATTGCCAGCGCCCGCTGCACGGCAAGGTCGCGCTGGTGGATGACGAGTGGAGCACCGTGGGTTCGAGCAACCTCGACCCGTTGAGCCTGTCGCTGAACCTGGAGGCCAACGTGCTGATTCGTGACCGGGCGTTCAATCAGCAACTGTACGAACGCCTGGACGTACTCGCCAAGGAGCATTGCCAGACCATGCCGGAAAACCGCAAGCCGCGCCTGTGGCTATGGCGACTGACCGTCGGTTTCCTGGTGTTCCATGTGATGCGCCACTTCCCCGCGCTGACCGGCTGGTTGCCGGCGCACAAGCCACGGTTGAAACCCTTCGAGGCTCGCACCCATGACATCTGA
- a CDS encoding lysylphosphatidylglycerol synthase domain-containing protein, whose amino-acid sequence MTSEASDSRFKRWKKPLTVAFFLLLIVLFTLLARRIDWSEVFQTLGDFKLRTLLIAGTLTLSSFIVYACFDLIGRTYIRQPLRWKQILPVGIISYAFNLNLSAWVGGIAMRYRLYSRLGVSTGNIAKILGLSLATNWFGYMALAGVVFSSGLVTMPPGWKLSSGALQGVGVLLVLASLGYLAACQFSTKRAWSIRGIEINLPSLRMACLQLALGALNWSLMAAVIFTLLPAKLDYPLVLGVLLISAIAGVITHIPAGLGVLEAVFIALLQHEASRGSLLAGLIAYRAIYFILPLLIALVMYLGVEAKAKALRVKKTPA is encoded by the coding sequence ATGACATCTGAAGCCAGCGATTCACGCTTCAAGCGCTGGAAGAAACCGCTGACCGTGGCGTTCTTCCTGTTGCTGATCGTGCTGTTCACCCTGCTCGCAAGGCGTATCGACTGGAGCGAAGTGTTTCAGACCCTGGGCGATTTCAAGCTGCGCACCCTGCTGATCGCGGGCACGCTGACGTTGAGCAGCTTTATCGTCTACGCCTGCTTCGACTTGATCGGCCGCACCTACATTCGCCAACCGCTGCGCTGGAAGCAGATCCTGCCGGTCGGCATCATCAGCTATGCGTTCAATCTGAACCTGAGTGCCTGGGTCGGCGGAATCGCCATGCGCTATCGGCTGTATTCGCGGCTGGGGGTGAGCACCGGCAATATCGCCAAGATTCTCGGGCTGAGCCTGGCCACCAATTGGTTCGGCTATATGGCATTGGCCGGGGTGGTGTTCAGCAGCGGCCTGGTGACCATGCCGCCGGGCTGGAAGCTCAGCAGCGGCGCCCTGCAGGGCGTGGGTGTGCTGTTGGTGCTGGCCAGCCTGGGCTATCTGGCGGCGTGCCAATTCTCGACAAAGCGTGCATGGTCGATTCGCGGCATCGAGATCAACCTGCCGTCGCTGCGCATGGCGTGCCTGCAGTTGGCATTGGGCGCGTTGAACTGGTCGCTGATGGCCGCGGTGATTTTCACCTTGTTGCCCGCCAAGCTGGACTACCCGCTGGTGTTGGGCGTGCTGCTGATCAGCGCGATCGCCGGTGTCATCACCCATATCCCCGCCGGGCTCGGGGTGCTGGAAGCGGTGTTTATCGCACTGCTGCAACATGAAGCGTCGCGCGGCAGTTTGCTGGCCGGGCTGATCGCCTATCGGGCCATTTACTTTATCCTGCCGCTACTGATCGCCCTGGTGATGTACCTCGGTGTCGAGGCCAAAGCCAAGGCACTACGGGTGAAGAAAACACCAGCATGA
- a CDS encoding alpha/beta hydrolase family protein — translation MTARSESIAIDIDDEQMSGTFLSPKSKVPGVLFVHGWGGSQERDLERAKGIAGLGCVCLTFDLRGHAGTGIPLSRVTREDNLRDLLAAYDRLLSHPAIDTSAVAVVGTSYGGYLAAILTSLRPVRWLALRVPALYRDQEWLKPKRDLDKADLMDYRSTLVHAETNRALQACAQFTGDVLIVESETDDHVPHATIMSYRAACQHTHSLTHRIIDGADHSLSDPVSQQAYTSILVDWITEMVVGERLSIIQSQ, via the coding sequence ATGACGGCTAGAAGCGAAAGCATTGCGATCGACATCGACGACGAACAGATGAGCGGCACGTTCCTCAGCCCCAAATCGAAGGTGCCGGGGGTGTTATTCGTGCACGGCTGGGGCGGTAGCCAGGAGCGGGACCTGGAGCGCGCCAAAGGTATCGCCGGGCTGGGATGCGTGTGCCTGACGTTCGATCTGCGTGGCCACGCGGGCACAGGTATCCCGTTGTCCCGCGTCACCCGTGAAGACAACCTGCGCGATCTTCTGGCGGCCTACGACCGACTGCTCTCGCACCCGGCCATCGACACCTCGGCGGTGGCGGTGGTGGGCACCAGCTATGGCGGCTACCTGGCGGCGATTCTCACCTCATTGCGCCCGGTGCGCTGGCTGGCGCTGCGCGTGCCTGCGTTGTACCGCGACCAGGAATGGCTCAAGCCCAAGCGTGACCTCGATAAGGCCGACCTGATGGATTACCGCAGCACGCTGGTGCACGCCGAAACCAACCGCGCACTGCAGGCCTGCGCGCAATTTACCGGTGATGTGCTGATTGTCGAATCGGAAACCGATGACCATGTGCCCCACGCCACCATCATGAGCTACCGCGCGGCGTGCCAGCACACGCACTCCCTGACGCACCGCATCATCGATGGTGCCGACCACTCCCTGAGCGATCCAGTGTCACAACAGGCCTACACCTCGATCCTGGTGGACTGGATCACCGAGATGGTAGTGGGGGAACGGTTGAGCATCATCCAGTCCCAGTAA
- a CDS encoding DUF3182 family protein: MTPTQRKKWVVAHSTREGAPRHEVETNRALARWLAQILGLKYGGDYDPRKHAGRERYLLPTQTLIGPAQARALDIKGPEDLWGGYVEHDFIGTKAISHGLLGPDAAAPEGWSPLFCERVRDVVLDGLSVFALNDAQEAAKRLLYSGPIRLKPVHACAGRGQEVIHSLDEFEAVLARPEAARMFSEGVVLEQDLHDVVTHSVGQSFIGDHVISYCGEQYLTQDGQGEEVYGGSNLLVVPGGYDDLLKLELPGDVRQAIEQAQVFDAAADEAYPGFYASRRNYDIAQGLDSDGQRRSGVLEQSWRMGGASSAEVAALQSFINHPGLKAIQVSSVETYVDQALPADAIEVYRGPAEHSDFLLKYVTVKSYDG; this comes from the coding sequence ATGACCCCGACTCAACGCAAGAAATGGGTAGTCGCTCACTCCACGCGAGAGGGCGCTCCCCGGCATGAAGTCGAAACCAACCGAGCCCTTGCGCGCTGGCTGGCGCAAATCCTTGGGCTCAAGTACGGCGGTGATTACGATCCACGCAAACACGCCGGCCGTGAACGCTACCTGCTTCCCACGCAAACGCTGATTGGCCCTGCACAGGCGCGGGCCCTTGATATCAAGGGCCCCGAAGACCTGTGGGGCGGTTATGTGGAGCATGATTTCATCGGCACCAAAGCCATCAGTCACGGCCTGCTGGGCCCGGACGCTGCAGCCCCCGAAGGCTGGTCGCCCTTGTTCTGCGAGCGCGTGCGCGACGTTGTGCTGGACGGCCTGAGCGTATTTGCGCTCAACGATGCACAGGAAGCCGCCAAACGCTTGCTCTACAGCGGGCCGATCCGCCTGAAACCGGTGCATGCCTGCGCCGGGCGCGGCCAGGAAGTTATCCACAGCCTGGATGAGTTCGAGGCCGTGCTGGCGCGCCCCGAAGCGGCCCGGATGTTCAGCGAAGGCGTCGTGCTGGAACAAGACCTGCACGATGTGGTCACCCATAGTGTGGGCCAGAGTTTTATCGGCGATCACGTCATCAGCTACTGCGGCGAGCAATACCTGACCCAGGACGGACAGGGCGAGGAGGTCTACGGTGGCTCCAACCTGCTGGTGGTGCCTGGCGGTTATGACGATTTGCTCAAGCTCGAGCTGCCCGGCGACGTGCGCCAAGCCATCGAGCAAGCCCAGGTCTTCGACGCGGCCGCCGATGAGGCTTACCCGGGTTTCTACGCGTCCCGGCGCAACTACGATATCGCCCAGGGCCTGGACAGCGACGGCCAGCGGCGCAGTGGTGTGCTTGAACAATCCTGGCGCATGGGGGGCGCCAGCAGCGCGGAAGTCGCGGCGCTGCAGAGCTTTATCAACCACCCGGGCCTCAAGGCCATTCAGGTGTCTTCGGTAGAAACCTACGTGGACCAGGCGCTGCCCGCGGATGCTATCGAGGTGTACCGAGGCCCGGCGGAACACAGCGACTTTCTTCTCAAGTACGTGACGGTTAAATCTTATGACGGCTAG
- a CDS encoding GlxA family transcriptional regulator: MAVVELGVLIYQGAQLAAVHGLTDLFGVANRIAAEHQSAQLPLLRVSHWQVDGHGTPTRVFDSYPGPEQPMMAVLVPPSIGEFTEDQAPPALLEWIRQQHAAGTVLGGVCIGSILLARSGLLDGRSATTHWSSAKSFATRYPAVRLEADKPIVDDGDLITTAGLMAWSELGLRLVDRLMGPSVAADTARFLVIEHSDSASQCGSNFAPILSHGDAAILKVQHWLQASGAVDVSVAAMAQEAGLEERTFLRRFRSATGLKPTEYCQHLRVGKARQMLEFTTATIDHIAWTVGYQDPGAFRATFKKITGLAPSDYRSRFGV; this comes from the coding sequence ATGGCGGTTGTTGAGCTGGGCGTGTTGATCTACCAGGGGGCGCAGTTGGCAGCGGTGCATGGGCTGACCGATCTGTTCGGTGTCGCCAACCGGATCGCCGCCGAGCATCAATCCGCACAGCTGCCGTTGCTGCGGGTGAGCCACTGGCAGGTAGATGGCCATGGCACACCCACGCGGGTATTCGACAGCTACCCAGGGCCTGAGCAACCGATGATGGCGGTGCTGGTGCCGCCTTCAATCGGCGAGTTCACCGAAGACCAGGCGCCGCCCGCACTGCTCGAGTGGATTCGCCAGCAACACGCTGCAGGCACCGTGCTCGGTGGCGTGTGCATCGGTTCGATCCTGCTGGCGCGCAGCGGTCTGTTGGACGGGCGCAGCGCCACCACCCATTGGTCCTCAGCCAAATCCTTCGCGACCCGTTATCCGGCTGTACGCCTTGAGGCGGATAAACCGATCGTCGATGACGGCGACCTGATCACCACCGCCGGGCTGATGGCCTGGTCCGAGCTGGGCCTGCGCCTGGTCGACCGCCTGATGGGCCCCAGCGTCGCTGCCGATACCGCGCGTTTCCTGGTGATCGAGCACAGCGACAGTGCCAGCCAGTGCGGCAGCAACTTTGCGCCGATCCTCAGCCATGGCGATGCGGCCATCCTCAAGGTCCAGCATTGGTTGCAAGCCAGTGGCGCGGTGGATGTGTCCGTGGCCGCCATGGCGCAAGAGGCGGGGTTGGAAGAGCGCACCTTCCTACGGCGTTTTCGCAGTGCCACGGGATTGAAGCCCACCGAATACTGCCAGCATTTACGTGTCGGCAAGGCGCGGCAAATGCTGGAGTTCACCACCGCCACCATCGACCACATCGCCTGGACCGTGGGGTATCAGGACCCTGGTGCGTTTCGCGCCACCTTCAAGAAGATCACCGGTTTGGCACCCAGTGATTACCGCAGCCGTTTTGGCGTGTGA
- a CDS encoding cysteine hydrolase family protein, protein MTKQALILIDIQNDYFPQGKWPLDGVDAAADKAAQVLQAFRQNGDAVIHVRHEFTSEDAPFFTPNSEGAYLHPKVLNEGSEPVVLKHFVNAFRETPLRALLEQRSITELVVVGSMSHMCIDAVVRAAADLGYKVTVIHDACATRDLEFNGQVIPAAQVHGAYMASLAFGYAGVVSADEYLKAQAAAA, encoded by the coding sequence ATGACCAAGCAAGCGCTCATCCTAATCGATATCCAGAACGACTACTTCCCTCAAGGCAAGTGGCCGCTCGATGGCGTGGACGCCGCCGCGGACAAGGCTGCGCAGGTGCTCCAGGCGTTTCGCCAGAACGGGGATGCAGTGATTCATGTGCGCCATGAGTTCACGTCCGAGGATGCACCGTTTTTCACGCCGAACTCTGAGGGTGCCTATTTGCACCCCAAGGTGCTGAACGAGGGCAGCGAGCCGGTGGTGCTTAAACATTTCGTGAATGCGTTCCGCGAAACCCCTCTACGCGCCCTTCTGGAACAGCGCAGCATCACCGAACTGGTGGTGGTCGGCAGCATGAGCCATATGTGCATCGATGCGGTGGTGCGGGCCGCAGCGGACCTGGGCTACAAGGTCACGGTGATTCATGACGCATGTGCCACCCGCGATCTGGAGTTCAATGGGCAGGTGATTCCGGCGGCGCAGGTGCATGGCGCGTATATGGCGTCGTTGGCATTTGGCTACGCGGGCGTAGTGTCAGCGGATGAGTATTTGAAGGCGCAGGCAGCAGCGGCGTAA
- the tam gene encoding trans-aconitate 2-methyltransferase, protein MTWSAKQYTMFEQQRTRPVRDLVAAIPNTVVHTAVDLGCGPGNSTQVLAERFPQAQVTGLDSSDDMLVDARKRLPALNFELADIGAWSPSQTFDVILANASLQWLPNHATLYPHLVDQLAPGGTLAVQTPDNLNEPAHRLAREVAADGPWAAKIGAFQHNERHSVSYYYELLSQHCSTVDVWHTTYQHPLADHAAVVEWFKGSGLRPFLAPLTDSEKAAFLQEYQARITQAYPALGDGTVLLPFPRLFIIATR, encoded by the coding sequence ATGACCTGGTCTGCCAAGCAATACACGATGTTTGAACAACAACGCACTCGTCCGGTCCGTGACCTGGTCGCGGCCATTCCGAATACCGTGGTGCACACAGCGGTGGACCTGGGTTGCGGCCCCGGCAACTCCACCCAGGTATTGGCCGAGCGTTTCCCGCAGGCGCAGGTGACGGGCCTGGACAGTTCCGACGACATGCTGGTCGACGCCCGCAAGCGCCTGCCCGCGCTGAACTTTGAGCTGGCGGACATCGGTGCCTGGAGTCCGTCGCAGACATTCGACGTGATCCTCGCCAACGCCTCGCTGCAATGGCTGCCAAACCACGCCACGCTCTATCCGCATCTGGTCGACCAGTTGGCGCCTGGCGGCACGCTCGCCGTACAAACCCCAGACAACCTCAATGAACCCGCCCACCGGCTGGCACGCGAAGTGGCGGCAGATGGCCCATGGGCGGCAAAGATCGGCGCGTTCCAACACAATGAGCGCCACTCGGTGAGCTACTACTACGAGTTGCTGAGCCAACACTGCAGTACCGTGGATGTGTGGCACACCACGTACCAGCACCCGCTGGCGGATCATGCCGCTGTGGTGGAGTGGTTCAAGGGCTCGGGCTTGCGACCCTTTCTCGCGCCACTGACCGATAGCGAAAAAGCCGCTTTCCTACAGGAATACCAGGCGCGGATTACACAGGCTTATCCAGCACTAGGCGATGGCACCGTATTACTGCCCTTCCCGCGCCTGTTTATCATCGCGACCCGCTGA
- a CDS encoding single-stranded DNA-binding protein — MARGVNKVILVGTCGQDPEVRYLPNGNAVTNLSLATSEQWTDKQTGQKVEKTEWHRVSMFGKVAEIAGEYLRKGSQVYIEGKLQTREWEKDGIKRYTTEIVVDMQGTMQLLGGRPQGDQQGQGGMSNSAPRPQQTRPQPSQQPQRESRPAPQQAAPQPAPDFDSFDDDIPF, encoded by the coding sequence ATGGCCCGTGGGGTTAACAAAGTCATATTGGTCGGTACATGCGGCCAGGATCCCGAAGTTCGCTACTTGCCTAACGGTAACGCCGTGACCAACCTGAGTCTGGCGACCAGCGAACAATGGACCGACAAGCAGACCGGCCAGAAGGTCGAGAAAACCGAATGGCACCGTGTGTCGATGTTCGGCAAGGTCGCAGAGATCGCCGGTGAATACCTGCGCAAAGGTTCGCAGGTCTACATCGAAGGCAAGCTGCAAACCCGCGAGTGGGAAAAAGACGGCATCAAGCGTTACACCACTGAAATCGTGGTCGACATGCAAGGCACCATGCAACTGCTGGGCGGCCGTCCACAGGGCGACCAACAAGGCCAGGGCGGTATGTCCAACTCGGCACCGCGTCCACAGCAGACGCGTCCGCAGCCAAGCCAGCAGCCACAGCGTGAGTCGCGTCCAGCACCGCAACAGGCCGCTCCGCAACCGGCTCCGGATTTCGACAGCTTTGATGACGATATTCCGTTCTAG
- a CDS encoding MFS transporter, giving the protein MHDPHSERMSSGETRAASGLALVFAFRMLGMFMVLPVLATYGMDLAGATPALIGLAIGAYGLTQAIFQIPFGIISDRIGRRPVIYLGLIVFALGSVLAAQSDSIWGVIAGRILQGAGAISAAVMALLSDLTREQHRTKAMAMIGMTIGLSFAVAMVVGPLLTRAFGLHGLFLATGGMALFGIVIVAFMVPRSTGTLQHRESGVARKALLPTLKHPDLLRLDLGIFVLHAMLMCSFVALPLALVEKAGLPKEQHWWVYLTALLISFFAMIPFIIYGEKKRKMKRVLLGAVATLMLTELFFWQFGDSLRALVIGTVVFFTAFNLLEASLPSLISKVSPAGGKGTAMGVYSTSQFLGSALGGIMGGWMFQHGGLSVVFLGCAGLAALWLAFAVTMREPPYVTSLRLPLSPEAIRESGLVERLKAVVGVTDAVVVAEEAAIYIKLDTELLDRATLEQLVNPVPTARPA; this is encoded by the coding sequence ATGCACGATCCCCACAGCGAACGCATGAGTAGCGGCGAGACCCGAGCAGCAAGCGGTCTGGCCCTGGTGTTCGCGTTCCGTATGCTTGGCATGTTCATGGTGTTGCCGGTACTGGCGACCTATGGAATGGATCTGGCAGGCGCGACCCCCGCACTGATCGGCCTGGCGATTGGCGCCTATGGCCTGACCCAGGCGATTTTTCAGATCCCGTTCGGAATCATTTCCGACCGGATTGGCCGGCGCCCGGTGATTTACCTCGGGCTGATTGTCTTCGCCCTCGGCAGCGTGCTCGCGGCACAATCCGATTCGATCTGGGGCGTGATCGCCGGACGCATACTGCAAGGTGCCGGGGCGATTTCCGCTGCCGTCATGGCGCTGCTGTCCGACCTGACCCGTGAGCAACACCGCACCAAGGCCATGGCCATGATCGGCATGACCATCGGTCTGTCGTTCGCCGTGGCCATGGTCGTGGGCCCATTGCTGACGCGTGCCTTTGGCTTGCACGGCCTGTTCCTTGCCACCGGCGGCATGGCGTTGTTCGGGATCGTGATCGTGGCCTTCATGGTGCCGCGCTCCACTGGCACGTTGCAGCACCGTGAGTCGGGCGTCGCACGCAAGGCCCTGTTGCCGACGCTCAAGCACCCGGATCTGTTGCGCCTGGATTTAGGTATCTTCGTCTTACACGCAATGCTGATGTGCAGCTTCGTCGCCTTGCCCCTGGCGCTGGTGGAAAAAGCCGGGCTGCCCAAGGAACAGCACTGGTGGGTCTACCTCACCGCACTGCTGATTTCGTTCTTCGCCATGATCCCGTTCATCATCTATGGCGAGAAGAAACGCAAAATGAAACGAGTTTTGCTCGGTGCCGTCGCGACATTAATGCTCACTGAACTATTCTTCTGGCAGTTCGGCGACAGCCTACGGGCGCTGGTTATTGGCACGGTGGTGTTCTTCACCGCGTTCAACCTGCTGGAGGCTTCATTGCCTTCGCTGATCAGTAAAGTTTCACCGGCCGGCGGCAAAGGCACGGCGATGGGGGTGTATTCCACCAGCCAGTTCCTTGGCTCGGCGCTGGGCGGCATCATGGGCGGCTGGATGTTCCAGCATGGCGGTTTGTCGGTTGTGTTCCTCGGATGCGCCGGGCTGGCTGCACTTTGGTTGGCCTTTGCTGTTACCATGCGCGAACCTCCCTACGTCACAAGCCTGCGTTTGCCGCTATCGCCTGAGGCGATCCGTGAAAGCGGTCTGGTAGAGCGCCTGAAGGCAGTCGTAGGGGTAACAGATGCAGTCGTGGTCGCTGAAGAGGCGGCCATTTACATCAAATTGGACACCGAATTATTGGATCGCGCGACGCTCGAGCAACTGGTCAACCCAGTGCCGACAGCGCGCCCAGCATAG